A part of Chlamydia sp. 04-14 genomic DNA contains:
- a CDS encoding V-type ATP synthase subunit B produces MQTIYTKITDIKGNLITVEAEGARLGELAEIERVDGRSSYASVLRFDAKKVTLQVFGGTSGLSTGDRVIFLGRSMEVTYGESLIGRRLNGVGKPIDGEGECFGDPIEISTPTFNPVCRVVPRDMVKTNIPMIDVFNCLVKSQKIPIFSSSGENHNALLMRIAAQTDADIVIIGGMGLTFVDYSFFVDESKRLGFADKCVMFIHKAVDAPVECVLIPDMALACAEKFAVDHNKNVLVLLTDMTAFADALKEIAITMDQIPANRGYPGSLYSDLALRYEKAVDIANGGSITLISVTTMPGDDITHPVPDNTGFITEGQFYLKNNRIDPFGSLSRLKQLVIGKVTREDHGDLANSLIRLYADSRKAAERMSMGFKLSNWDKKLLAFAELFETRLMSLEVNIPLEEALDIGWKILAQSFHSEEVGIKEQLINKYWPKSCLHR; encoded by the coding sequence ATGCAGACAATATATACAAAAATTACCGACATCAAAGGAAACTTAATAACCGTAGAAGCTGAGGGAGCACGTTTAGGCGAGTTAGCGGAAATCGAAAGAGTAGATGGAAGATCTTCATATGCTTCCGTTTTGCGCTTTGATGCTAAGAAAGTGACTTTACAAGTTTTTGGTGGTACTTCCGGATTGTCGACAGGAGATAGAGTAATATTTTTAGGTCGTTCTATGGAGGTTACTTATGGGGAATCTCTAATAGGTAGACGCTTAAACGGTGTAGGTAAGCCGATTGATGGTGAGGGAGAATGTTTTGGTGATCCGATTGAAATCTCAACACCTACATTTAATCCTGTTTGTCGTGTTGTGCCTAGGGATATGGTGAAAACCAATATTCCTATGATTGACGTCTTCAATTGTTTGGTTAAATCACAAAAAATTCCTATTTTTTCCTCCTCTGGAGAGAATCACAACGCTTTATTGATGCGTATCGCTGCACAAACAGATGCTGATATTGTAATTATCGGTGGTATGGGATTAACGTTCGTTGATTACAGCTTTTTTGTTGATGAGTCTAAGAGATTAGGATTCGCAGATAAATGTGTGATGTTTATTCATAAAGCTGTAGACGCGCCTGTAGAGTGTGTTTTAATTCCTGATATGGCTTTAGCATGTGCTGAGAAATTTGCTGTGGATCATAACAAGAATGTATTGGTCTTACTTACAGATATGACGGCATTCGCAGATGCTTTAAAAGAAATTGCCATTACTATGGATCAAATTCCCGCAAACCGTGGATATCCAGGATCTTTATATTCAGATCTTGCATTGCGTTATGAGAAAGCTGTGGATATAGCAAACGGTGGGTCTATTACTTTAATTAGTGTGACTACAATGCCTGGGGATGACATTACCCATCCTGTTCCGGATAACACTGGATTTATCACAGAAGGACAGTTTTATCTGAAAAATAATCGTATTGATCCATTTGGTTCATTATCTCGTTTGAAACAATTGGTTATTGGTAAGGTAACTAGAGAAGATCATGGGGATCTTGCAAACTCCTTAATACGGCTATATGCCGATTCTAGAAAAGCTGCTGAAAGAATGTCTATGGGCTTTAAGTTGTCAAATTGGGATAAAAAGCTACTGGCATTTGCTGAGCTTTTCGAAACACGATTAATGAGTTTAGAAGTAAATATTCCTTTAGAAGAAGCTTTAGATATTGGTTGGAAAATTCTTGCTCAAAGTTTCCATTCCGAAGAAGTGGGAATAAAGGAACAATTGATCAACAAGTATTGGCCGAAGTCATGTCTTCACAGATAA
- a CDS encoding ATP synthase subunit C, producing the protein MIDLSVVGPVFAMGLAMIGSAIGCGMAGVASHAVMSRIDEGHGKIIGLSAMPSSQSIYGLIFMLLLRDGIKDGKVGAIGAIAMGLSVGIALLISAVMQGKCCVSAIQAYARSSAIYGKSFASIGIVESFALFAFVFALLLF; encoded by the coding sequence ATGATTGATTTGTCGGTTGTTGGTCCTGTTTTCGCCATGGGCTTAGCCATGATAGGCAGCGCCATTGGTTGTGGTATGGCAGGGGTGGCTTCACACGCTGTGATGTCCCGAATTGATGAGGGACATGGAAAGATTATAGGTTTATCAGCGATGCCATCATCACAATCTATTTACGGATTGATTTTCATGCTTTTACTCAGAGATGGGATTAAAGATGGTAAAGTTGGTGCTATAGGCGCTATTGCTATGGGGCTTTCTGTTGGTATAGCGTTATTAATATCTGCTGTAATGCAGGGGAAGTGTTGTGTAAGTGCTATTCAAGCGTATGCGCGTTCTTCAGCTATTTATGGTAAATCTTTTGCATCTATTGGGATAGTTGAATCGTTTGCACTCTTTGCTTTTGTTTTTGCGTTATTATTATTCTAA
- a CDS encoding V-type ATP synthase subunit D, which translates to MSSQIKLTKNAYRLEKVKLSRLETYLPTLKLKKALLQVEVANAVREASESIQAYEEARESIYAFAELYSVPLYVDAITNSFKIEKVEKDYENITGVEVPVVRNIVLSESSYSVLDTPIWIDTLVAYSREFVINKVRSEVATEKQRILEEELRNVSIRVNLFEKKLIPETTRMIKKIAIFLSDRSITDVGQVKMAKKKIQQRKEESECA; encoded by the coding sequence ATGTCTTCACAGATAAAGCTAACAAAGAATGCCTATCGTTTAGAGAAGGTAAAACTCTCACGTTTGGAAACATATTTACCGACGTTAAAATTAAAAAAAGCGCTCTTACAAGTAGAAGTTGCCAATGCTGTTCGAGAGGCTAGTGAGAGTATACAAGCATATGAAGAAGCTAGGGAAAGTATTTATGCTTTCGCAGAGCTTTATAGTGTTCCTCTTTATGTTGATGCGATTACAAATAGCTTTAAGATAGAGAAAGTTGAGAAGGACTATGAAAATATTACAGGAGTAGAAGTCCCTGTAGTGAGAAATATTGTCCTATCGGAATCTTCTTATTCTGTTTTAGATACTCCTATTTGGATCGATACACTTGTAGCCTATTCTAGAGAGTTTGTAATTAATAAAGTGCGTTCTGAAGTTGCTACAGAAAAGCAAAGAATTCTAGAGGAAGAATTAAGAAATGTATCCATTCGTGTGAATCTCTTTGAAAAGAAGCTGATTCCAGAGACCACACGGATGATTAAAAAGATTGCGATTTTCTTAAGTGATCGCAGCATTACAGATGTTGGCCAAGTAAAAATGGCTAAGAAAAAGATACAGCAGCGTAAGGAGGAATCCGAATGCGCGTAA
- a CDS encoding DUF2764 family protein: MTQYYFLSSFFLPQLPESQPVYSFDILDDLLHLNLSDQDLGYYVILKRFFDFENFAFFWSGKPLPHSYGIVTQDNVESMVNLQQWSDDCEFEDFFKDFLLQYKTPKERVDNFSSLVREFLSYYQHSSSEFLRTYFAFKQNLRIILAGFRSRVMKLDVSYVLRDEDSSDPVVLQVLMQKDAPNYELPGEFSDLSDVLQDYGRLPHTLNRTLSLYEFHKIEEMYRDKYFDANAVLARVAAYLFAIRNSMVNLEKGRNIINSMEKAITW, translated from the coding sequence ATGACTCAATACTACTTTTTATCGTCATTTTTTCTTCCTCAGCTCCCTGAGTCTCAGCCGGTCTATTCTTTTGATATTCTTGATGATTTACTTCATCTAAATTTATCTGATCAAGATCTAGGGTATTACGTTATCTTAAAACGCTTTTTTGATTTTGAAAATTTTGCATTTTTCTGGTCTGGGAAGCCCCTGCCACATTCTTATGGTATCGTAACACAAGACAATGTTGAGAGTATGGTTAATCTTCAACAATGGTCAGATGATTGCGAGTTTGAGGATTTTTTTAAGGATTTTCTATTACAATATAAGACTCCTAAAGAGCGTGTGGACAACTTTTCCTCATTGGTTAGGGAATTTCTATCATATTATCAACATAGCTCTTCTGAGTTCCTTCGCACGTACTTTGCTTTCAAGCAAAATCTACGTATTATTTTGGCAGGTTTTCGCTCTCGAGTCATGAAACTAGATGTTTCCTATGTATTAAGAGATGAAGACAGCTCTGATCCTGTAGTGCTTCAAGTCTTGATGCAAAAAGATGCTCCTAATTACGAGCTTCCAGGAGAATTTTCAGATTTGAGCGATGTATTACAAGATTACGGACGTTTACCTCATACATTGAATCGTACACTATCTCTTTACGAATTTCATAAAATTGAGGAGATGTATCGTGATAAATATTTTGATGCAAATGCAGTTTTAGCAAGGGTTGCAGCATATTTATTTGCCATTCGCAATAGTATGGTAAATTTAGAGAAAGGCAGAAACATTATTAATTCTATGGAAAAGGCAATCACATGGTAG
- a CDS encoding V-type ATP synthase subunit I, whose protein sequence is MRVNVDKYLFVGRNRSEFFTACRELGIVEFISDKRFITSEKLRRFSECLKILNCLKREYSSADLSLSKSEDLTVEQILEEVFSLHQEILSLTEATKALRKEILRVKPLGAFSSDDIIEFTRKTGLTIRFFYRKHVDGQDIEVEQPNVFYLSTAYNFDYYAVIGVVSLSKDQFTEIDAPHSVNELQSKESVLLRDIHLKKSRICELYAYRQDVLEGLCDYDNEQRLRHAEDSVEELFDGKIFSISGWVISDHIQELEKLCDQFDICLHKVAPDPDEIVPTYLENSGLGRIGEDLVNIYDTPASSDKDPSLWVFISFFFFFSMIVNDGGYGLVFLATSLFITFKARRALKGSKSLARFLKMFSILGLGCIFWGFATTSFFGISISPSNPLREYSLTHMLALKKAEYYLDKHPKGYKELVNEHPLLKDKQSPEEFLLATEKSSGETEARAVVYDKFTDNILMELALFVGVIHMALGMLRYIRQRYSGLGWIIFMCGAYLYLPLYLQSVSLIHYLFHVPYDLGGVIGYYGVFVGIGLAVAGAILQRGVSGVDEITAIIQVFSDVLSYLRIYALGLAGAMVGTTIVQISNRFPPAIAFVIILFGHSVNILLSIMGGVIHGLRLNFIEWYHYSFDGGGKLLHPLKKVVCHKVVDSEG, encoded by the coding sequence ATGCGCGTAAATGTTGATAAGTATCTCTTTGTTGGAAGAAATCGATCAGAATTTTTTACTGCTTGTAGAGAACTTGGAATAGTTGAGTTCATCTCTGATAAGAGATTTATTACTTCTGAAAAATTGCGTCGTTTTTCTGAATGTTTAAAAATTTTAAACTGCCTGAAAAGAGAATATTCTTCAGCTGACTTATCCTTGTCAAAATCTGAGGATCTAACTGTTGAACAGATACTAGAGGAAGTGTTTTCTCTTCATCAAGAAATTCTCTCTTTGACAGAAGCTACGAAAGCTTTAAGGAAAGAGATTCTTAGAGTTAAACCTTTAGGGGCATTTTCTTCTGATGATATTATCGAATTTACAAGGAAAACCGGATTAACAATCAGATTTTTCTATCGAAAACATGTAGATGGTCAAGATATAGAAGTAGAGCAGCCCAATGTCTTCTACTTATCTACAGCATATAATTTCGATTACTATGCTGTGATTGGTGTAGTTAGCTTATCAAAAGATCAATTCACAGAGATCGATGCCCCGCACTCTGTTAACGAATTGCAATCTAAAGAATCTGTTCTTTTAAGAGATATCCATCTTAAGAAATCTAGAATTTGTGAACTTTATGCTTATCGTCAAGATGTCCTTGAAGGGCTATGTGATTATGATAATGAACAGCGATTAAGACATGCTGAAGATAGTGTGGAAGAGCTCTTTGATGGTAAGATTTTTTCTATTTCAGGATGGGTAATCTCTGATCATATTCAAGAATTAGAGAAACTATGTGACCAGTTTGATATTTGCTTACATAAAGTAGCTCCGGATCCAGATGAGATTGTTCCTACATATTTAGAAAATAGTGGTCTCGGACGTATCGGAGAAGATTTGGTGAACATTTATGATACACCAGCATCTTCAGATAAAGATCCTTCATTATGGGTGTTTATCTCATTTTTCTTCTTCTTTTCTATGATCGTCAATGATGGTGGTTATGGACTTGTTTTCCTAGCAACTTCGCTTTTCATAACGTTTAAAGCGCGTCGTGCTCTTAAGGGTTCTAAGTCATTGGCACGTTTCTTGAAGATGTTCTCTATTTTAGGATTGGGATGTATTTTCTGGGGATTTGCTACAACATCATTTTTTGGGATTTCTATAAGTCCTTCGAATCCTTTGCGAGAATATTCTCTGACCCATATGTTGGCTTTGAAAAAAGCTGAGTACTATCTCGATAAGCATCCTAAGGGATATAAAGAGTTAGTCAATGAACATCCTTTATTGAAAGACAAACAAAGTCCGGAAGAGTTTCTTCTTGCTACGGAAAAATCTAGTGGAGAGACGGAAGCTCGTGCTGTTGTCTATGATAAGTTTACGGATAATATCCTAATGGAATTAGCGTTATTTGTTGGAGTGATTCACATGGCTCTAGGAATGTTACGTTATATCCGTCAGCGTTATTCGGGATTAGGATGGATTATTTTTATGTGCGGCGCCTATTTGTATCTGCCTTTGTATTTGCAATCCGTATCTTTGATTCATTACCTATTTCATGTTCCTTATGATCTTGGAGGAGTAATTGGTTATTACGGAGTATTTGTAGGTATAGGTCTCGCAGTTGCTGGTGCTATTTTACAACGTGGAGTTAGCGGTGTTGATGAGATTACTGCGATTATTCAGGTATTCTCAGATGTTCTGTCTTATTTGCGTATCTACGCATTAGGATTGGCAGGAGCCATGGTAGGAACAACAATTGTGCAGATTAGCAACCGTTTCCCTCCTGCTATAGCTTTCGTTATTATTTTATTCGGTCATTCGGTGAATATACTTCTTTCTATTATGGGGGGAGTGATTCATGGACTTAGATTAAACTTTATTGAATGGTATCACTACAGTTTTGATGGGGGAGGGAAACTCCTACATCCTTTAAAGAAAGTAGTATGCCATAAGGTTGTGGATTCCGAGGGATAG
- a CDS encoding valine--tRNA ligase, producing MEEDEFPKAYDPKGLEEKLYAFWEESGMFTAQSASDKPPYAIIMPPPNVTGILHMGHALVNTLQDVLIRYKRMSGFEVCWVPGTDHAGIATQTVVERHLYSSLGKRRIDFSREEFLKHVWEWKEKSEGVILSQLRQLGCSCDWSRLRFTMEPLANRAVKKAFKVLFDKGHIYRGYYLVNWDPVLQTALADDEVEYEEKDGWLYYIRYKVVDSSEEIIVATTRPETLLGDTAIAISPDDQRYSHLLGAKVHLPFVDREIPIIGDISVDPLFGTGAVKITPAHDRDDYRTGINHNLPMVNILTPTGEINENGGIFVGLSKEKAREDIITALDAMGLFVKKEPYKLRVGVSYRSGAVIEPYLSKQWFVSVDSFRDSLREFVASDSIKIFPPEFTRNYLSWVNNLRDWCISRQLWWGHRIPVWYHKNDEDRILCYDGEGIPEEVAQDPDSWYQDPDVLDTWFSSGLWPLTCLGWPDVESGDLEKFYPTAVLITGHDILFFWVTRMVLLCSAMVEEKPFDDVFLHGLIFGKSYKRYNDLGEWTYISGEEKHAYDMGKSLPKDVVAKWEKLSKSKGNVIDPLEMIAKYGADAVRMTLCSCANRGEQIDLDYRLFEEYKNFANKIWNGARFIFGHISNLTSKDLANGIDKTLLGLEDYYILDGFNQLLKQLDSAYQSYAFDKITTMAYEFFRNDFCSTYIEIIKPILYGKQGREEDRLTKQKLLAVLLVNILGVLHPITPFVTETLFLKLKEKLGEVNEQCTDAITAHALDMLRAESYVVAPYPQAIDIAIPKDLHESFALAERLVYTIRNIRGEMQLDPRASLEVFVICPEGISIEAYVPMMSALGGIASLEYLLEEPKDRVYSLGVVEGIRLGVFVPIEQIIKEKNRLEKEKTRLENAIESVLRLLDSESFRAKANPDLVRSKEEALKNNRMELQSILDKLASFS from the coding sequence ATGGAAGAGGATGAATTTCCCAAGGCTTATGATCCTAAAGGATTAGAGGAAAAGCTTTATGCTTTTTGGGAAGAGTCGGGTATGTTCACGGCTCAATCAGCAAGTGATAAACCCCCTTATGCTATTATTATGCCCCCACCGAATGTTACGGGCATTTTGCACATGGGACACGCGCTTGTGAATACTCTTCAAGACGTTCTTATTCGTTATAAGCGTATGTCGGGATTCGAGGTATGTTGGGTTCCTGGTACAGATCATGCGGGCATTGCTACACAAACAGTCGTAGAAAGACATTTATATTCTTCCTTAGGTAAACGTCGTATAGATTTTTCTCGAGAGGAATTCCTAAAACATGTTTGGGAATGGAAAGAAAAGAGTGAGGGAGTAATTCTTTCTCAATTACGTCAGCTGGGATGTTCTTGTGATTGGTCTCGGTTACGTTTCACTATGGAACCGTTAGCAAATCGTGCTGTAAAAAAAGCTTTCAAGGTGCTCTTTGATAAAGGGCATATTTATAGAGGATACTATCTTGTTAACTGGGATCCTGTTTTACAAACAGCACTTGCTGATGATGAAGTAGAGTATGAGGAGAAAGACGGTTGGCTTTACTATATTCGTTATAAAGTAGTTGATAGTTCTGAAGAAATTATCGTAGCAACCACACGTCCAGAAACATTACTTGGGGATACTGCTATTGCTATTTCCCCTGATGACCAGCGTTATAGTCATTTATTAGGAGCTAAGGTTCACCTACCTTTTGTAGATCGTGAGATCCCTATAATTGGAGATATATCTGTAGATCCTTTATTTGGTACTGGAGCTGTAAAAATCACTCCTGCCCATGATCGAGATGATTATCGCACGGGAATCAATCACAATTTACCTATGGTAAATATTTTGACTCCTACTGGAGAGATAAATGAGAATGGGGGAATATTTGTAGGATTAAGTAAAGAAAAAGCTCGTGAAGATATTATCACAGCATTGGACGCCATGGGGCTATTTGTTAAAAAAGAGCCTTATAAACTGAGAGTCGGAGTGTCTTATCGTTCTGGAGCGGTTATCGAACCATATTTATCGAAACAATGGTTTGTTTCTGTAGATAGTTTTCGAGATTCTTTACGTGAGTTTGTTGCCAGTGATTCTATAAAGATTTTCCCTCCAGAATTTACACGCAATTACCTCTCTTGGGTGAATAATCTTCGTGATTGGTGTATTAGTCGGCAGTTGTGGTGGGGACATCGTATTCCTGTATGGTATCATAAGAACGATGAAGATCGTATACTCTGTTACGATGGTGAAGGGATCCCTGAAGAGGTTGCTCAAGATCCTGATTCTTGGTATCAAGATCCTGATGTATTAGATACTTGGTTTTCTTCTGGATTGTGGCCACTAACATGTTTAGGTTGGCCTGATGTAGAATCTGGAGATTTGGAGAAGTTTTATCCTACAGCGGTTCTCATTACTGGCCATGATATTCTGTTTTTCTGGGTGACACGTATGGTGTTGCTTTGCAGTGCTATGGTTGAAGAGAAGCCTTTCGATGATGTTTTCTTACACGGATTAATTTTTGGTAAGTCTTACAAGCGTTATAACGATCTTGGGGAATGGACATATATTTCTGGGGAAGAAAAACATGCTTATGACATGGGGAAATCTCTTCCTAAAGATGTTGTGGCAAAGTGGGAGAAGCTTTCTAAATCTAAAGGCAATGTTATTGATCCTTTAGAGATGATTGCTAAGTACGGAGCTGATGCTGTTCGTATGACATTATGTTCATGTGCGAATCGTGGTGAGCAAATAGATCTTGACTATCGTCTGTTTGAGGAATACAAAAATTTTGCGAATAAGATTTGGAATGGCGCGAGATTTATCTTTGGTCATATTTCTAATTTAACGAGTAAAGATCTTGCTAATGGTATAGATAAGACTCTTTTAGGATTAGAAGATTATTATATTCTTGATGGATTCAATCAGTTGTTGAAACAGTTAGATTCTGCATATCAAAGTTATGCTTTCGATAAGATAACAACAATGGCGTATGAATTTTTCAGGAATGATTTTTGTTCTACATATATAGAAATTATCAAGCCTATACTTTATGGAAAGCAAGGTAGAGAGGAAGATCGGCTTACAAAGCAAAAGCTATTAGCAGTTTTGCTAGTGAACATTTTAGGTGTTTTGCATCCTATAACTCCTTTTGTTACAGAAACACTATTTCTGAAGCTAAAGGAAAAGTTAGGCGAGGTTAATGAGCAATGCACAGATGCTATCACAGCGCATGCTTTAGATATGTTGCGAGCAGAGTCTTATGTAGTAGCTCCTTATCCTCAAGCGATAGATATTGCTATTCCTAAGGATCTTCATGAATCTTTCGCTCTTGCAGAAAGACTAGTTTATACTATTAGGAATATTCGTGGGGAGATGCAGCTAGACCCTAGAGCTTCTTTAGAAGTGTTTGTTATTTGCCCTGAGGGAATTTCCATAGAGGCTTATGTGCCGATGATGTCTGCTCTTGGTGGGATAGCTTCTCTTGAGTATCTATTAGAAGAGCCCAAGGATCGTGTCTATAGTTTAGGAGTTGTTGAGGGTATTCGTCTTGGGGTGTTTGTTCCTATAGAACAAATTATCAAAGAGAAAAATCGACTAGAAAAAGAGAAAACACGTTTAGAAAATGCTATCGAAAGTGTCTTACGCTTATTGGATAGTGAGAGTTTCCGAGCAAAGGCTAATCCGGATCTTGTGCGTTCTAAAGAAGAAGCTTTAAAAAATAATCGTATGGAATTACAAAGTATTCTTGATAAGCTAGCGTCGTTTTCTTAG
- a CDS encoding V-type ATP synthase subunit A produces the protein MVATSGQTTQGYVVEAYGNLLRVRFEGHVRQGEVAYVSVNDTWLKAEVIEVVGQEVKIQVFEDTQDVCRGALVTFSGHLLEAELGPGLLQGIFDGLQNRLQVLAESSFFLKRGEYVNALCKHTLWEYTPKAVVGDVLLRGDALGFVKEGYFNHKIMVPFSCFKEVTITWVISEGSYSVDTVVAKARDADGKEYSFTMVQRWPIKQAFIQGDKVPCHEIMDVGVRILDTQIPVLKGGTFCTPGPFGAGKTVLQHHLSKYAAVDIVILCACGERAGEVVEVLQEFPHLTDPHTGESLMHRTCIICNTSSMPVAARESSIYLGITIAEYYRQMGLHVLLLADSTSRWAQALREISGRLEEIPGEEAFPAYLASRIAAFYERGGAVRMKDGSEGSLTICGAVSPAGGNFEEPVTQATLSVVGAFCGLSKARADARRYPSIDPMISWSKYLDQVGDILENKIQGWGEAVKKANYFLREGSEIGKRMEVVGEEGIPMDDMEIYLKAELYDFCYLQQNAFDAVDCYCPFDRQIELFSLMSRIFDAKFSFDCPDNARSFFLELQSKIKTLNGQKFLSEEYKEGMEVVLRLLETKMVQTA, from the coding sequence ATGGTAGCAACTTCAGGACAAACAACTCAGGGATATGTTGTAGAGGCCTACGGCAATTTATTGCGTGTGCGTTTTGAGGGACACGTGCGTCAAGGAGAAGTTGCTTACGTTAGTGTTAACGATACGTGGTTAAAAGCTGAAGTTATTGAGGTTGTAGGTCAAGAGGTTAAAATTCAGGTTTTTGAAGATACTCAAGACGTTTGCCGAGGAGCTTTAGTAACTTTCTCAGGGCACTTGTTGGAAGCAGAATTAGGTCCGGGATTATTACAAGGAATCTTTGATGGATTGCAAAACCGTCTGCAGGTATTGGCAGAAAGTAGCTTCTTTTTGAAAAGAGGGGAGTATGTTAATGCCCTTTGTAAGCATACATTGTGGGAATATACGCCAAAAGCTGTTGTAGGGGATGTTCTTCTTCGTGGAGACGCTTTAGGTTTTGTGAAAGAAGGATACTTTAACCATAAAATTATGGTGCCGTTTTCTTGTTTTAAAGAGGTAACCATCACTTGGGTGATTTCAGAAGGTAGCTATAGCGTTGATACAGTAGTTGCTAAAGCCCGAGATGCCGATGGGAAAGAATACAGCTTTACTATGGTTCAGAGATGGCCAATTAAGCAGGCATTTATCCAAGGAGATAAGGTGCCCTGTCATGAGATTATGGACGTAGGTGTACGTATTTTAGATACGCAAATTCCTGTATTGAAGGGCGGAACATTTTGTACCCCCGGTCCATTTGGTGCGGGGAAAACAGTTTTGCAACACCATTTATCTAAATATGCTGCTGTAGATATTGTGATTCTTTGTGCGTGTGGAGAGCGTGCTGGTGAAGTTGTGGAAGTATTACAAGAATTTCCTCACCTTACCGATCCTCATACCGGAGAATCTTTAATGCATAGGACGTGTATTATTTGTAATACCTCTTCCATGCCTGTAGCAGCTAGAGAATCTTCAATCTATCTGGGAATTACTATTGCAGAATACTATAGACAGATGGGTCTACACGTGCTTTTACTTGCTGATTCGACGTCGCGATGGGCTCAAGCATTAAGAGAAATCTCAGGAAGATTGGAAGAAATTCCAGGAGAAGAAGCTTTCCCAGCTTATCTAGCGTCAAGAATAGCCGCTTTTTATGAGCGTGGTGGTGCTGTACGCATGAAAGATGGTTCGGAAGGTTCTTTGACAATATGTGGCGCTGTGTCTCCTGCAGGAGGGAATTTTGAAGAGCCTGTAACACAAGCTACTTTATCTGTAGTAGGAGCTTTTTGCGGTCTTTCAAAAGCTCGTGCCGATGCTCGACGTTATCCTTCTATTGATCCGATGATCTCATGGTCAAAATACTTAGATCAAGTTGGAGATATATTAGAGAATAAGATTCAAGGCTGGGGAGAAGCAGTCAAAAAAGCAAATTACTTTCTTCGCGAAGGATCCGAGATTGGCAAGCGTATGGAAGTCGTTGGAGAAGAAGGTATCCCCATGGATGATATGGAGATCTACCTGAAGGCAGAATTATATGATTTTTGTTACCTCCAACAGAATGCTTTTGATGCTGTAGATTGTTATTGTCCCTTTGATCGGCAAATTGAGTTATTTTCATTAATGAGTCGTATTTTTGACGCGAAATTTAGCTTTGATTGTCCCGATAATGCGAGGAGTTTTTTCCTCGAACTGCAGAGTAAAATCAAAACCTTAAATGGACAGAAGTTTCTTTCAGAAGAGTACAAGGAAGGGATGGAAGTAGTTCTTAGGTTATTAGAGACGAAGATGGTACAAACAGCGTAA